A region of Geobacillus sp. 46C-IIa DNA encodes the following proteins:
- a CDS encoding ATP-binding cassette domain-containing protein, whose product MIRVSHLHKSFRVHRREAGWLEAVRSLWHRDYRVVEAVKDVSFTIEKGEIVGFLGPNGAGKTTTMKMLAGLLHPTSGEITVGGFVPFEQKPEFKKMMSLVMGQKSQLIWDIPPMETFLVNKAIYDIDDRSFRQTLEELTELLDLAPLLDKPTRSLSLGQRMRCELAAALLHRPHVLFLDEPTIGLDVHTQENVRRFIVDYNREHETTILLTSHYMGDVAALCDRVMIINYGRLLYDGELSVLTEKLAPYKRLEVRFSRLPNINWDEYGEVAEMEEGTVVLRVARETAAGTAARLLQQFEVRDINIEDPPLEEVITRAFQGDGYGA is encoded by the coding sequence GTGATCCGTGTCAGCCATTTGCATAAATCGTTCCGTGTCCATCGCCGCGAAGCCGGATGGCTTGAGGCGGTGCGCAGTTTATGGCATCGTGACTACCGGGTTGTCGAGGCGGTCAAAGATGTTTCGTTTACGATCGAAAAAGGGGAGATTGTCGGTTTTTTAGGCCCGAACGGGGCGGGGAAAACGACGACGATGAAAATGCTTGCCGGCCTGTTGCACCCGACATCAGGGGAGATCACGGTCGGCGGTTTTGTGCCGTTTGAGCAAAAGCCGGAGTTTAAAAAGATGATGAGCTTAGTAATGGGGCAAAAAAGCCAGCTTATTTGGGACATTCCGCCGATGGAGACGTTTTTGGTCAATAAAGCCATTTATGACATTGACGATCGGTCGTTCCGCCAGACGCTCGAGGAGCTCACCGAGCTGCTTGATTTGGCGCCGCTGTTGGACAAGCCGACGCGCAGCTTGTCGCTTGGCCAGCGGATGCGCTGCGAGCTGGCGGCGGCGCTGTTGCATCGGCCGCACGTGTTATTTTTAGATGAGCCGACGATCGGGCTTGACGTTCATACGCAAGAAAACGTGCGCCGCTTTATCGTTGATTACAATCGGGAGCACGAGACGACCATTTTGTTGACGTCGCATTACATGGGCGATGTCGCTGCGCTTTGTGACCGGGTGATGATCATTAACTATGGTCGGCTCCTTTACGACGGGGAACTTTCGGTGCTGACGGAGAAGCTGGCGCCGTACAAGCGGTTGGAAGTCCGGTTTTCGCGGCTGCCCAACATCAACTGGGACGAGTATGGTGAAGTAGCGGAAATGGAAGAGGGGACGGTTGTGCTCAGGGTGGCGCGCGAGACGGCAGCGGGGACGGCGGCGCGGCTGCTTCAGCAGTTTG
- a CDS encoding RNA-guided endonuclease TnpB family protein — translation MPTITLRLELHNPTNVKQDMYERMTEVNTAFANWLLDHPKLNQATSKIFKEFSSQRFPSAVVNQTIREVKSQKKKQKAKKFRTLWCCFNNQNVKVEKKGAFYTVSFPTLEKRIGVPVVTRPYQEAWLNRLINGTAKQGAAKLYKKRKKWCLAIAITFEVKPRHETKVMGVDLGLRYIAVASVGTKSLFFKGSQCAFVRRRYAALRRTLGKAKKLHMIRKIGRKESCWMKDMNHKISRQIVRFALANGVGVIRMEKLTGIRKRAASAKEAGRSLHSWAFHQLQTMIAYKAEMAGIRVEWVKPTYTSQTCRCGHREKANRNGIHFRCQKCGYTLHADLNGAINIAKAISGFAA, via the coding sequence ATGCCCACGATCACACTAAGGCTGGAGCTGCACAACCCAACGAACGTCAAACAAGACATGTACGAACGGATGACAGAAGTGAATACAGCGTTTGCGAATTGGCTGTTGGATCATCCTAAGCTGAATCAAGCGACGAGCAAAATTTTTAAAGAGTTCTCGTCGCAGCGGTTTCCTTCTGCCGTCGTGAATCAGACGATTCGAGAAGTAAAGTCCCAAAAGAAAAAACAAAAGGCAAAGAAGTTTCGAACATTATGGTGTTGCTTTAACAATCAAAACGTGAAGGTGGAAAAGAAAGGAGCGTTCTACACGGTTTCCTTCCCCACACTGGAGAAGCGAATCGGCGTGCCGGTCGTCACGCGCCCCTATCAAGAAGCATGGCTGAATCGGCTGATCAATGGAACCGCCAAACAAGGGGCCGCCAAGCTCTACAAAAAGAGAAAGAAATGGTGCTTGGCGATCGCGATCACCTTTGAAGTGAAGCCGCGACACGAAACAAAGGTGATGGGGGTTGACCTTGGGCTTCGCTATATCGCCGTGGCCAGCGTGGGAACGAAATCGTTGTTTTTCAAGGGCAGCCAATGCGCTTTTGTACGCCGACGATATGCGGCTTTGCGGCGAACGTTGGGCAAAGCCAAGAAACTCCATATGATTCGCAAAATCGGCCGTAAAGAGTCTTGCTGGATGAAGGATATGAATCATAAAATCAGCCGTCAAATCGTCCGTTTTGCCCTCGCCAACGGTGTTGGCGTGATTCGGATGGAAAAGTTGACGGGGATTCGAAAGCGGGCAGCATCGGCCAAAGAAGCAGGACGAAGCCTTCATTCTTGGGCGTTTCATCAACTGCAAACGATGATTGCCTATAAAGCGGAAATGGCGGGCATTCGGGTCGAGTGGGTGAAGCCGACCTATACAAGCCAAACATGCCGATGCGGGCATCGAGAGAAAGCGAACCGAAACGGCATCCACTTCCGATGCCAAAAGTGCGGATACACTCTCCACGCTGACTTGAATGGCGCGATCAACATCGCCAAAGCGATTTCGGGCTTCGCCGCCTAA
- a CDS encoding ABC transporter ATP-binding protein: MLNVYNINTFYGDSHVLHNVSLTVEKGKVTVLLGRNGMGKTTTIHSIMGMVPAKTGKIVLEQTEIQDKASFQISRLGIGLVPQGRRIFPNLTVKENLMTTYRPAENGWTLDQIYAMFPRLKERESSMGGDLSGGEQQMLSIGRALLTNPKVLLLDEPSEGLSPLMVQEVTEIIRQLKQQGLTILLVEQNLAMALELADFVYILNKGAVVFGGTPNELDIHVKNKYLLLSS; encoded by the coding sequence GTGCTGAACGTCTATAACATTAATACGTTTTATGGAGACAGCCATGTCCTTCACAACGTTTCGTTGACGGTGGAAAAAGGAAAAGTGACCGTTTTGTTGGGCCGGAACGGAATGGGGAAGACGACGACGATCCACTCCATTATGGGGATGGTGCCGGCTAAAACGGGGAAGATCGTGTTGGAACAGACGGAAATTCAAGATAAGGCGAGTTTTCAAATATCGCGGTTAGGGATTGGACTTGTTCCGCAAGGGAGACGAATCTTTCCGAATTTGACCGTGAAAGAAAACTTGATGACAACATACCGTCCGGCCGAAAATGGTTGGACATTGGATCAAATATACGCCATGTTCCCCCGGTTGAAGGAAAGGGAGTCGTCGATGGGCGGCGATTTAAGCGGCGGGGAGCAGCAAATGCTGTCGATCGGGAGAGCGCTGCTGACCAATCCGAAAGTGCTGCTTCTTGATGAGCCGTCGGAAGGGTTGTCGCCGTTGATGGTGCAAGAAGTGACGGAAATTATTCGGCAGTTGAAACAACAAGGGCTGACAATCTTATTGGTCGAGCAAAATTTAGCGATGGCGTTGGAACTGGCCGATTTCGTCTATATTTTGAACAAAGGAGCGGTCGTGTTTGGCGGAACGCCGAACGAATTGGATATCCACGTCAAAAACAAGTATTTGCTGTTGAGTTCTTAG
- a CDS encoding ABC transporter ATP-binding protein: MEKDVILHVDRISKHFGGLQIIKDVSLSVRKGERIGIIGPNGAGKTTFFHLLAGDLLPTGGKIYYKGREMTNMPNVKRAQEGIVRTFQKNNLLNELTVLDNLLLVLQRKRGMANVWFKPRNARWAPALFAEAEHLLETWGLKEIANERVKTLSYGEQRQVEILLGIAMEPDVLLLDEPTAGMSQAETTYIVQLLHQLPKDLTVMVIEHDLDVVFGLAERMIVLYDGYILIDGTPDEVRGDERVNEIYIGKGKTVGAERL, translated from the coding sequence ATGGAAAAGGACGTCATATTGCATGTTGACAGAATCAGCAAGCATTTCGGCGGTTTGCAAATTATTAAGGACGTATCCCTCAGCGTGAGAAAAGGCGAGCGAATCGGAATCATCGGCCCGAACGGAGCAGGAAAAACTACGTTCTTTCACTTGTTGGCGGGCGATCTCCTTCCCACCGGAGGCAAGATCTATTATAAAGGAAGAGAAATGACGAACATGCCGAATGTTAAAAGGGCGCAAGAAGGGATTGTGCGCACGTTTCAGAAAAATAATCTGCTTAATGAATTGACAGTGCTCGACAACTTGTTATTAGTATTGCAGCGAAAGCGCGGAATGGCGAATGTATGGTTCAAACCGAGAAATGCCCGCTGGGCGCCGGCGCTGTTTGCGGAAGCGGAACATTTGCTTGAGACGTGGGGGCTTAAGGAGATTGCCAATGAACGAGTAAAAACGTTGTCGTACGGTGAGCAGCGGCAAGTCGAGATTTTGCTCGGCATTGCGATGGAGCCTGATGTACTGTTGCTTGATGAACCGACAGCGGGCATGTCCCAAGCCGAGACCACTTACATTGTTCAGTTGCTTCACCAGTTGCCAAAGGATCTTACCGTCATGGTGATCGAACATGATCTCGATGTTGTGTTTGGATTGGCCGAGCGCATGATTGTGCTGTATGACGGCTATATTTTAATCGATGGAACCCCTGATGAAGTGCGGGGGGACGAACGTGTCAACGAAATTTATATCGGGAAGGGGAAAACAGTCGGTGCTGAACGTCTATAA